In one Stegostoma tigrinum isolate sSteTig4 chromosome 28, sSteTig4.hap1, whole genome shotgun sequence genomic region, the following are encoded:
- the LOC125466569 gene encoding angiopoietin-related protein 7: MMVKNCFWLLSFILFLCIVSPSYSRVQKAPRRRGAAGGLNILKLMTCCDDLKELKIQVANLTSILAELSRKQETDWINVVMQMMEVENGYRQMESRITEAEGKYSEVNNRIDIIQLQAAQTVTETSTDAMYDCTSLYQKNYRISGVYKLPADEFLGTPEFEVYCDMETGGGGWTVIQRRKVGLSSFYRDWKQYKRGFGNIRGDFWLGNDHIFRLTRQPSILRIDMEDWEGHTCYAEYDYFSISDEFNSYKLIIGNYNGTAKRDSLRYHNNTAFSTKDKDNDKCVDNCAYFRKGGYWYNCCTDSNLNGVYYRQGQHTQNSDGITWYGWRGSNYSLKQVEMKIRPQSFKP, from the exons ATGATGGTCAAAAATTGTTTTTGGCttctttcattcattttgttCCTTTGCATTGTTTCTCCAAGTTATAGCCGTGTTCAGAAAGCACCCCGGAGAAGGGGAGCTGCAGGAGGACTCAATATTCTGAAACTTATGACCTGCTGTGATGATCTTAAAGAGCTGAAGATCCAGGTGGCCAACTTGACTAGCATTCTGGCTGAGCTCAGTAGGAAACAGGAGACTGACTGGATAAATGTAGTCATGCAAATGATGGAAGTGGAAAATGGCTATCGGCAGATGGAATCTCGCATTACAGAAGCTGAAGGAAAATACTCTGAAGTCAACAATCGGATAGACATTATTCAGCTTCAAGCAGCCCAAACAGTTACAGAAACATCAACAG ATGCCATGTATGACTGCACATCACTCTACCAGAAAAATTATCGAATATCTGGAGTATACAAGCTGCCTGCCGACGAATTCCTAGGAACTCCAGAATTTGAG GTATACTGTGACATGGAAACTGGAGGTGGCGGCTGGACTGTTATACAACGTCGAAAAGTTGGACTAAGCTCTTTCTACCGTGACTGGAAACAGTACAAGCGAGGGTTTGGCAACATCCGTGGGGACTTCTGGCTGGGCAATGATCACATTTTTCGGTTAACTAGGCAGCCAAGTATACTCAGAATTGATATGGAG GACTGGGAAGGACATACTTGTTATGCAGAATACGACTACTTTTCAATAAGCGATGAATTCAACAGCTACAAATTAATAATTGGAAATTACAATGGGACAGCCAAACGGGACTCACTCAGATACCATAACAATACTGCCTTCAGTACAAAGGACAAAGACAATGACAAGTGTGTGGACAACTGTGCATACTTCCGCAAAG GTGGTTACTGGTACAACTGCTGCACAGATTCCAATCTGAATGGAGTTTACTATCGCCAAGGACAGCACACTCAAAACTCTGATGGCATCACATGGTACGGCTGGCGTGGTTCAAATTACTCACTGAAACAAGTTGAAATGAAGATTCGCCCTCAAAGCTTCAAGCCCTGA